A part of Melittangium boletus DSM 14713 genomic DNA contains:
- a CDS encoding bifunctional acetate--CoA ligase family protein/GNAT family N-acetyltransferase — MAQPSRPSPNDPSYDLLHLQGRHPLEALFAPRSVAVVGASERPGSVGRTLLWNLISSPFGGTVYPINPKRPNVLGIRAWPSLRALPEPVELVVVATPAVTVPEVMRECAEVGVKNVIIISAGFKEVGEEGALLEREVMKIAREARIRVIGPNCLGVMRPPTGLNATFAGSMARTGNVAFVSQSGALLTAILDWSMREGVGFSTIVSLGSMMDVGWGDLIDYLGNDPRTRSILLYMETIGDARAFLSAAREVAQHKPIIVIKAGRTAQAAAAAASHTGSLAGSDEVLSAAFRRAGVLRVDSIADLFYMAEVLARQPRPEGRRLTVLTNAGGPGVLATDALVTGGGELARLSDSTRAQLDTFLPAAWSHSNPVDILGDADPERYARALQVAGADENSDGLLVILTPQDMTEPTQTADRLKPYAKLGKPVIASWMGGSEVAAGERILNDAGIPTFGYPDTAARIFNYMWRYSYNVAALYETPVLTEEPERREEAGTLIREARREGRTLLTEHESKRLLAAYGIPTVETRLATSADEAVREARELGLPVVLKLHSHVITHKTDVGGVRLDLRTEAAVRAAFEGIRQRLEELGQANAFQGVTVQPMVKLEGYELILGSSLDAQFGPVLLFGAGGVLVEVFKDRALALPPLNTTLARRMMEQTRIHEALRGVRGRKPVDLGELQKLLVRFSQLVVEQRFIKEVDINPLLASDERLVALDARVVLHGPEVTEAELPRLAILPYPQQYVDRWRARDGEELFIRPIRPEDEPRMVDFHKTLSEQSVFLRYAGMMKLDQRVAHERLARICFIDYAREMALLATRADGSVLGVGRLTRLPGTEDAEFAMLISDTVQRQGLGTEMLGRLVKVGQDWGLRCIVADILSHNGAMQHVCRKLGFRIHPGELGEDMVKAVKVLD, encoded by the coding sequence ATGGCACAGCCCTCTCGTCCGTCGCCCAACGATCCGTCGTACGACCTGCTGCACCTCCAAGGCCGCCATCCCCTGGAAGCCCTGTTCGCGCCGCGCAGCGTGGCGGTGGTGGGGGCCAGCGAGCGGCCGGGGAGCGTGGGCCGCACGCTGCTCTGGAACCTCATCAGCAGCCCCTTTGGCGGCACCGTCTATCCCATCAATCCCAAGCGCCCGAACGTGCTGGGCATCCGGGCGTGGCCCTCCCTGCGCGCGCTGCCCGAGCCCGTGGAGCTGGTCGTCGTCGCGACGCCCGCGGTCACGGTGCCCGAGGTGATGCGCGAGTGCGCCGAGGTGGGGGTGAAGAACGTCATCATCATCTCCGCGGGCTTCAAGGAGGTGGGCGAGGAGGGCGCACTGCTGGAGCGCGAGGTGATGAAGATCGCCCGCGAGGCGCGCATCCGCGTCATCGGCCCCAACTGCCTGGGCGTGATGCGGCCGCCCACGGGGCTCAACGCCACCTTCGCGGGCTCCATGGCGCGCACGGGCAACGTGGCCTTCGTCAGCCAGAGTGGCGCGCTGCTCACCGCCATCCTCGACTGGAGCATGCGCGAGGGCGTGGGCTTCAGCACCATCGTGTCCCTGGGCTCGATGATGGACGTGGGGTGGGGCGATCTCATCGACTACCTGGGGAACGATCCGCGCACGCGCAGCATCCTCCTTTATATGGAGACCATTGGCGACGCGCGGGCGTTCCTGTCCGCGGCGCGCGAGGTGGCGCAGCACAAGCCCATCATCGTCATCAAGGCGGGGCGTACGGCGCAGGCGGCGGCGGCGGCGGCCTCGCACACGGGCTCGCTCGCGGGCAGCGATGAAGTGCTCAGCGCGGCCTTCCGGCGCGCGGGCGTGCTGCGCGTGGACTCCATCGCGGACCTCTTCTACATGGCGGAAGTGCTCGCCCGGCAGCCCCGTCCCGAGGGCCGGCGCCTCACGGTGCTCACCAACGCGGGTGGCCCGGGCGTGCTCGCCACGGACGCGCTGGTGACGGGGGGCGGGGAGCTGGCGCGCCTGTCGGACTCCACGCGCGCCCAGCTCGACACCTTCCTCCCCGCCGCGTGGAGCCATTCCAACCCCGTGGACATCCTGGGCGACGCGGACCCCGAGCGCTACGCGCGGGCGCTCCAGGTGGCGGGCGCGGACGAGAACAGCGACGGCCTGCTCGTCATCCTCACGCCCCAGGACATGACCGAGCCCACGCAGACGGCCGACCGGCTCAAGCCCTACGCGAAGCTGGGCAAACCCGTCATCGCGAGCTGGATGGGGGGCTCGGAGGTGGCGGCGGGCGAGCGCATCCTCAACGACGCGGGCATTCCGACGTTCGGCTACCCGGACACGGCCGCGCGCATCTTCAATTACATGTGGCGCTACAGCTACAACGTGGCGGCGCTGTACGAGACGCCCGTGCTGACGGAGGAGCCCGAGCGGCGCGAGGAGGCCGGCACGCTCATCCGCGAGGCCCGGCGCGAGGGCCGCACGCTGCTCACGGAGCACGAGTCCAAGCGGCTGCTCGCGGCGTATGGGATTCCCACGGTGGAGACGCGGCTGGCGACGAGCGCCGACGAGGCGGTGCGCGAGGCCCGGGAGCTGGGCCTCCCCGTGGTGCTCAAGCTGCACTCCCATGTCATCACCCACAAGACGGACGTGGGCGGGGTGCGTCTGGACTTGAGGACGGAGGCGGCGGTGCGCGCGGCCTTCGAGGGCATCCGCCAGCGGCTGGAGGAGCTGGGCCAGGCGAATGCCTTCCAGGGCGTGACGGTCCAGCCCATGGTGAAGCTGGAGGGGTATGAGCTCATCCTCGGCAGCAGTCTGGACGCGCAATTCGGCCCGGTGCTGCTGTTTGGCGCCGGAGGCGTCCTGGTGGAGGTGTTCAAGGACAGGGCGCTGGCGCTGCCGCCGCTCAACACCACGCTCGCGCGGCGGATGATGGAGCAGACGCGCATCCACGAGGCCCTGCGCGGCGTGCGCGGACGCAAGCCGGTGGACCTGGGGGAGCTGCAGAAGCTGCTCGTGCGCTTCAGCCAGCTGGTGGTGGAGCAGCGCTTCATCAAGGAGGTGGACATCAACCCCCTGCTCGCGTCGGACGAGCGGCTGGTGGCGCTGGACGCGCGCGTGGTGTTGCACGGCCCCGAGGTGACGGAGGCGGAGCTGCCGCGGCTGGCCATCCTCCCGTACCCGCAGCAATACGTGGACCGGTGGCGGGCCCGGGACGGGGAAGAGCTCTTCATCCGCCCCATCCGGCCCGAGGACGAGCCGAGGATGGTGGACTTCCACAAGACGCTCTCCGAGCAGTCCGTGTTCCTGCGCTACGCGGGGATGATGAAGTTGGACCAGCGCGTGGCGCACGAGCGGCTGGCGCGCATCTGCTTCATCGACTACGCGCGCGAGATGGCGCTCCTGGCGACGCGCGCGGATGGCTCGGTGCTCGGGGTGGGGCGGCTCACGCGCCTGCCGGGCACCGAGGACGCGGAGTTCGCCATGCTCATCAGCGACACGGTGCAGCGCCAGGGCCTGGGCACGGAGATGCTGGGACGGCTGGTGAAGGTGGGCCAGGACTGGGGCCTGCGCTGCATCGTGGCGGACATCCTCTCGCACAACGGCGCCATGCAGCACGTCTGCCGCAAGCTCGGCTTCCGCATCCATCCGGGCGAGCTGGGCGAGGACATGGTGAAGGCCGTCAAGGTGCTGGACTGA
- a CDS encoding class I SAM-dependent DNA methyltransferase, giving the protein MERYGDSTAHFYDDWFGEWSLVQPVVDQVVRFGGAGPVLELGIGTGPLALPLLERGVAVQGIDLSEQMVARLRAKPGGDRIPVTLGDFSELPVSGTFSVVFVARSSFFHLPTQEAQVRCFARVAEHLRPGGVFMLDGLLPDETCLLADQGKVIRRTEEGQVSRFRTYDRSRQHLVSHYLKTSARGVQHMSFSFRYAWPGELDLMARMAGLRLRERWGGWEGSPFKAASTYHVSVYERPV; this is encoded by the coding sequence ATGGAACGATATGGAGACAGCACTGCTCATTTCTATGATGACTGGTTTGGCGAATGGTCCCTGGTACAACCCGTGGTGGATCAGGTGGTCCGGTTCGGTGGCGCGGGTCCTGTTCTGGAGCTGGGGATTGGCACGGGTCCCCTGGCGCTGCCCCTGCTCGAGCGTGGCGTCGCCGTGCAGGGGATCGACCTGTCCGAGCAGATGGTGGCTCGGCTGCGCGCCAAGCCCGGAGGAGACCGGATCCCCGTGACCCTTGGTGATTTCAGCGAGCTGCCCGTCTCCGGCACCTTCTCCGTGGTGTTCGTGGCCAGGAGTTCGTTCTTCCATCTGCCGACCCAGGAAGCCCAGGTCCGGTGCTTCGCGCGGGTGGCCGAGCATCTGCGGCCCGGGGGCGTGTTCATGCTCGATGGGCTCCTGCCCGACGAGACCTGCCTGCTCGCGGATCAAGGCAAGGTGATCCGGCGAACCGAGGAGGGGCAGGTCTCGCGGTTCCGCACGTACGATCGTTCCCGGCAACACCTCGTGTCTCATTACCTGAAGACTTCCGCGAGGGGCGTCCAACACATGTCCTTCTCGTTCCGCTACGCCTGGCCGGGTGAGTTGGATTTGATGGCCCGGATGGCGGGATTGCGTCTGCGTGAGCGCTGGGGCGGCTGGGAGGGTTCGCCGTTCAAGGCGGCGAGCACGTACCACGTCTCGGTTTACGAGCGGCCCGTCTAG
- a CDS encoding aKG-HExxH-type peptide beta-hydroxylase, whose product MHIQPGADDIPRDQAVVAQLLIDTLRRELGALGAEAMDLLSQLHEEGLTSYPGLWALAYRLQDQRQGAPSRRLEALHRLTREARRSQERARASGSEPWRLDLTPPARHLSESLERAVRQSPQRPGWEAALAEMALTEWREAQRQVFRATSHLLAAVWPEMLSELRLVIQQVALMRGGGIDGFTDFAVHGAVFVNIRRLSSVKVPPDLRLAEALIHEGCHTRCNAAAVVRPFLRDSSKDSPHVMTPLRPDPRPLTGLFQQLVVLCRCLGFYERVVGRGLGGEGTVARCDKLRQQARQAWGTLQAHAHELTDHGLGVVRQAGMQLEKSATQGASL is encoded by the coding sequence ATGCACATCCAGCCCGGAGCCGACGACATTCCACGCGATCAGGCGGTGGTTGCCCAGTTGCTTATCGACACGCTGAGGAGGGAACTCGGCGCGCTCGGAGCCGAGGCCATGGACCTGCTCTCCCAGCTTCATGAAGAAGGCCTCACCTCCTATCCCGGGCTCTGGGCCCTGGCGTACCGGCTCCAGGACCAGCGCCAGGGAGCACCGTCGAGGCGTCTCGAGGCGCTTCATCGACTCACGCGGGAGGCGCGACGGAGCCAGGAGCGGGCGCGCGCCTCCGGGAGCGAGCCGTGGCGGCTGGATCTCACGCCTCCCGCCCGGCACCTGTCCGAAAGCCTCGAGCGGGCGGTCCGTCAGTCACCCCAGCGGCCCGGTTGGGAAGCGGCGCTGGCCGAGATGGCGCTCACGGAGTGGCGGGAGGCGCAGCGCCAGGTGTTTCGCGCCACGAGTCATCTGCTCGCCGCCGTCTGGCCGGAGATGTTGTCCGAGCTGCGGCTCGTGATCCAGCAGGTGGCGCTCATGCGAGGGGGCGGCATCGATGGCTTCACGGACTTCGCGGTGCACGGCGCCGTGTTCGTGAACATCCGCCGCCTGTCCTCGGTGAAGGTGCCCCCGGACCTCCGTCTGGCCGAGGCCTTGATCCACGAGGGCTGCCACACCCGGTGCAACGCCGCGGCGGTGGTGCGTCCCTTCTTGAGGGATTCGAGCAAGGATTCACCCCATGTGATGACACCGCTCCGGCCGGATCCCCGGCCACTGACGGGGCTGTTCCAACAACTCGTCGTGCTGTGCCGGTGTCTGGGTTTCTACGAGCGCGTCGTGGGACGGGGGCTCGGCGGAGAAGGCACCGTGGCCCGGTGCGACAAACTCCGCCAGCAGGCACGTCAGGCATGGGGGACGCTCCAAGCCCATGCGCATGAATTGACGGACCACGGCCTGGGGGTCGTGAGGCAGGCAGGAATGCAACTGGAGAAGTCCGCCACCCAGGGCGCGAGCCTCTGA
- a CDS encoding DUF2267 domain-containing protein — translation MTDLDQLSPREQRREMRRSQTYKAFLSSLGTIGQMNEEDAERAAVSVLCVLEQRLFGEEAAHLEAQLPSKLRELLLRCERHMGKPASKFGKEDFIEMVSEDLGVDAFEAEKEIRAVFAAVREQVSEGEIEDVMGQLPADLRELWRLAH, via the coding sequence ATGACGGACCTGGACCAGTTGAGTCCGCGCGAGCAGCGCAGGGAGATGCGAAGGAGCCAGACCTACAAGGCCTTCCTGAGCAGCCTCGGCACCATTGGGCAGATGAACGAGGAAGACGCCGAGCGCGCCGCCGTCTCGGTCCTCTGTGTGCTGGAGCAGCGGCTCTTCGGCGAGGAGGCGGCGCACCTGGAGGCCCAGCTGCCCTCGAAGCTCCGGGAGCTGCTGCTGCGGTGCGAGCGGCACATGGGCAAGCCGGCCAGCAAGTTCGGCAAGGAGGACTTCATCGAGATGGTCTCGGAGGACCTGGGCGTGGATGCCTTCGAGGCCGAGAAGGAGATCCGGGCCGTCTTCGCCGCCGTGCGGGAGCAGGTGTCGGAAGGGGAGATCGAGGACGTGATGGGACAGTTGCCCGCCGACCTGCGGGAACTCTGGCGCCTCGCCCACTAA
- a CDS encoding protein-tyrosine phosphatase family protein, with product MLESLEMNLDWVTPELMVGGRFPMEAAAHLAQRLGIRCVVDVRVECRDDEEVLRAHGITLLHLPTVDRCAISLPMIRDGVAWVGERLARGDKVFIHCEHGIGRSALLALCVLVSRGYAPREALALAKRQRPKVSPSPEQLEAFLAFAREWKQAHAAAWAVPVFDELAAIAYSHLRTS from the coding sequence ATGCTCGAAAGCCTGGAGATGAACCTGGACTGGGTGACCCCCGAGCTCATGGTCGGCGGCCGCTTCCCGATGGAGGCCGCGGCCCATCTCGCCCAGCGGCTCGGCATCCGCTGCGTCGTCGACGTCCGGGTGGAGTGCCGCGATGACGAGGAGGTGCTGCGCGCGCACGGCATCACCCTGCTGCACCTGCCCACCGTGGATCGGTGCGCCATCAGCCTGCCGATGATCCGCGATGGCGTGGCCTGGGTGGGCGAGCGGCTGGCGCGCGGGGACAAGGTCTTCATCCACTGCGAGCACGGCATTGGCCGCAGCGCCTTGCTGGCCCTCTGCGTGCTCGTCTCGCGGGGGTACGCGCCACGGGAGGCGCTGGCGTTGGCCAAGCGGCAACGGCCCAAGGTCTCCCCCAGCCCGGAACAACTCGAGGCCTTCCTGGCCTTCGCGCGGGAATGGAAACAAGCCCATGCGGCCGCGTGGGCCGTGCCCGTCTTCGACGAACTGGCGGCCATCGCCTACAGCCACCTGCGAACGTCCTAG
- a CDS encoding methylmalonyl-CoA mutase family protein — protein MSQVPLHIAADFPPPSPEEWRRLVDKDLKGKPFTSLQSSLEGGLSLQPLYTQQDALGAPPPEPPGVAPYVRGGHPLGHTEGGWLVCQEYSEPEVALAAEALRVDLERGAQGVWLCLGKARGIRVDDAAALERLLASVPLDRTPVHLEPETEPLKAASFLLRAAERARVPRSALRGGLGIDPLAVLARTGASPAGLGAALVEAAPLVTSLRESAPGLRALLVSTRPWADAGATSVHELAWAIATGVEYLRGLERAGVPPEHSARSIQFALSVGGQFFPEIARLRAARLLWSKVVAASGGSPEAQAMALHARTASATKTQRDPWVNILRATAESFAAVVGGADSVSTSPFDEALGTPDEGARRLARNTQLILRDESSLNRVADPAGGSYYLEQLTGEIARAAWAELRRVESLGGMAQAIAQGDVSRVLAETRAAREKAVRTRRLPIVGVSEFPHLGEAPVHREPHPTSPDGPSPRATRVAEVFEGLRDASDRYLASHGARPRAFMANLGTVAEHTARATWIANVLAVGGIEAREHHGFADVDAAAALFAESGAPLAVISGPDALYPEWVPALTAALKARGARAVAVAGRPGEHEAAFRAAGVDLFLYAGADLFALLSSLHQQLGVA, from the coding sequence ATGTCGCAAGTGCCTCTCCACATCGCCGCGGACTTCCCCCCTCCCTCGCCAGAGGAGTGGCGCCGGCTCGTGGACAAGGATTTGAAGGGCAAGCCCTTCACGTCGCTCCAGTCCTCCCTGGAAGGCGGCCTGTCGCTCCAGCCCCTCTACACCCAGCAGGACGCCCTTGGCGCCCCACCCCCCGAGCCCCCAGGTGTCGCTCCCTACGTGCGAGGCGGCCATCCGCTCGGTCATACCGAGGGGGGGTGGCTCGTGTGCCAGGAGTACAGCGAGCCCGAGGTGGCGCTCGCCGCCGAGGCCCTCCGGGTGGACCTGGAGCGCGGCGCCCAGGGCGTCTGGCTGTGCCTGGGCAAGGCGCGGGGCATCCGGGTGGACGACGCGGCCGCCCTGGAGCGGCTGCTCGCCTCCGTTCCCCTGGATCGCACCCCCGTCCACCTGGAACCCGAGACGGAGCCCCTGAAGGCCGCCTCGTTCCTGCTGCGGGCCGCCGAGCGGGCCCGCGTCCCGCGCTCGGCGCTTCGCGGCGGCCTCGGCATCGACCCCCTCGCCGTCCTGGCGCGCACGGGCGCGTCTCCGGCGGGGCTCGGAGCGGCCCTGGTCGAGGCGGCGCCGCTCGTCACGTCGCTGCGCGAGAGCGCCCCGGGCCTGCGCGCGCTGCTCGTCTCGACCCGCCCCTGGGCGGACGCGGGCGCCACGTCCGTGCACGAGCTCGCGTGGGCCATCGCCACGGGCGTGGAGTACCTGCGGGGCCTGGAGCGCGCCGGGGTGCCACCCGAGCACTCGGCGCGGTCCATCCAGTTCGCGCTGTCGGTGGGCGGCCAGTTCTTCCCGGAGATCGCCCGGCTGCGCGCGGCGCGGCTGTTGTGGTCCAAGGTCGTCGCCGCCTCGGGGGGCTCGCCCGAGGCCCAGGCCATGGCGCTGCACGCGCGCACCGCGAGCGCGACCAAGACCCAGCGCGACCCCTGGGTGAACATCCTGCGCGCCACCGCCGAGTCCTTCGCCGCCGTGGTGGGCGGCGCGGACAGCGTGAGCACGTCGCCCTTCGACGAGGCCCTTGGCACGCCGGACGAGGGCGCCCGCCGCCTGGCGCGCAACACCCAGCTCATCCTGCGTGACGAGTCGAGCCTCAACCGGGTCGCCGATCCGGCGGGCGGCAGCTACTACCTCGAACAGCTCACGGGGGAGATCGCCCGGGCGGCCTGGGCGGAGCTGCGGCGCGTCGAGTCGCTGGGCGGCATGGCCCAGGCGATCGCCCAGGGAGACGTGAGCCGGGTGCTCGCCGAGACGCGCGCCGCGCGGGAGAAGGCCGTGCGCACGCGCCGCCTGCCCATCGTGGGCGTGAGCGAGTTCCCGCACCTGGGCGAGGCGCCCGTGCACCGGGAGCCCCACCCCACGTCCCCGGACGGCCCGTCGCCGCGCGCCACGCGGGTGGCCGAGGTGTTCGAGGGCCTGCGGGACGCGAGCGACCGGTATCTGGCCTCGCACGGGGCGCGCCCCCGCGCCTTCATGGCGAACCTGGGCACGGTGGCCGAGCACACCGCGCGCGCCACGTGGATCGCCAACGTGCTGGCCGTGGGCGGCATCGAGGCGCGGGAGCACCATGGCTTCGCGGACGTGGACGCCGCGGCCGCGCTGTTCGCCGAGTCGGGCGCCCCGCTCGCGGTCATCTCCGGCCCGGATGCGCTCTACCCCGAGTGGGTGCCCGCGCTGACCGCGGCCCTCAAGGCCCGGGGGGCGCGCGCGGTGGCGGTCGCGGGCCGTCCGGGTGAACACGAGGCCGCGTTCCGCGCGGCCGGAGTGGATCTCTTCCTCTACGCGGGGGCGGACCTGTTCGCGCTCCTGTCCTCACTGCACCAGCAGCTCGGAGTGGCCTGA
- a CDS encoding YcaO-like family protein, whose amino-acid sequence MKGIGQAELFRPFADAPEVVFARAASRSPLFASNSAAGGAPVVIGSAVGSGADDVAVRAQGELRERVSNILAGRLAEERREVVATYEELERAGTRAVDPLGLVSRRSEGADDEAPRRARLLWVPGQSLITGTRTLVPAGAAFLHHRPPPGCSGMLRTGSTGVSAHTSWGAAVRHGLFEVLERDLFWRSWYGAGVRTWVLEPSLAPPALQRTLTALGLEATGLLIEGPGGTACVVSCLYPPGGQGQSYGARALFADGAAPVAWAFERASYEALMVRWSLDTPAARLAWRRMSERDVPGGEPRDALEHALAAFHARGERDCLAWWLGMAVPARSRWVPPGRPLLPNPDERTLAGLLAALTGQEPVAVDTTVPEVCPEGSVVVRIVAPGAHQLPGDERRARVPPSPSGRHRPPHPLG is encoded by the coding sequence ATGAAAGGCATTGGCCAGGCGGAGTTGTTCCGCCCCTTCGCCGACGCGCCGGAGGTGGTATTCGCCCGGGCGGCCTCGCGCTCGCCCCTCTTCGCGTCGAACTCCGCCGCGGGAGGCGCGCCCGTGGTGATCGGCAGTGCGGTGGGGAGCGGCGCCGACGACGTGGCGGTGCGCGCCCAGGGGGAACTGAGGGAACGGGTGAGCAACATCCTCGCGGGACGGCTGGCGGAGGAGCGCCGCGAGGTGGTGGCCACCTACGAGGAACTGGAGCGCGCGGGCACCCGGGCGGTGGATCCCCTCGGACTGGTCTCGCGGCGGAGCGAGGGCGCGGACGACGAGGCGCCGCGGCGCGCCCGGCTGCTCTGGGTGCCGGGCCAGTCGCTCATCACGGGGACACGCACGCTGGTGCCCGCGGGAGCCGCCTTCCTCCATCACCGGCCCCCGCCCGGCTGCTCCGGCATGTTGCGCACCGGCTCCACCGGCGTCTCGGCCCACACCTCCTGGGGCGCGGCCGTGCGCCATGGCTTGTTCGAGGTGCTCGAGCGGGACCTCTTCTGGCGGAGCTGGTACGGCGCGGGGGTGCGCACCTGGGTGCTGGAGCCGTCGCTCGCTCCGCCCGCCCTCCAGCGGACGCTCACCGCGCTCGGCCTGGAGGCGACGGGACTCCTGATCGAGGGTCCCGGGGGGACGGCCTGTGTCGTGTCCTGCCTGTACCCGCCTGGAGGCCAGGGCCAGTCCTACGGGGCGCGTGCGCTCTTCGCCGATGGCGCGGCGCCGGTGGCGTGGGCCTTCGAGCGAGCCTCCTATGAGGCCCTGATGGTGCGCTGGAGCCTGGACACGCCCGCCGCCCGGCTCGCCTGGCGGCGCATGTCGGAGCGCGACGTGCCCGGGGGGGAGCCAAGGGATGCGCTCGAGCATGCGCTCGCGGCCTTCCACGCGCGCGGGGAGCGGGATTGCCTGGCCTGGTGGCTCGGCATGGCCGTCCCCGCCCGCTCCAGATGGGTGCCACCGGGAAGGCCTCTCCTCCCGAATCCCGATGAAAGAACCCTCGCGGGCCTCCTCGCGGCACTCACGGGACAGGAGCCCGTGGCCGTGGACACGACGGTGCCCGAGGTTTGTCCGGAGGGGAGCGTGGTCGTGCGCATCGTGGCGCCGGGGGCGCATCAACTCCCGGGAGACGAGCGGCGCGCGCGCGTGCCGCCCTCCCCCTCGGGACGCCACCGGCCTCCGCATCCCCTGGGTTGA